CTATGATATTATATGCACCAGCTGATTTTTTCAGCTCCATTTCGATCTGGGGGAATATATTGTCAATTCCATCCATTATCCTTGAACAGTTTTCTGTAGGATTTACTGCAGCAGATATTTCAACATCTATCATATGTACTATCTCAATATTCTTTCTATATTATCTTTGAATTCTTCGAGTGTGGAGGTATTATCTACAACCACATCGGCATCTTCCATTGCCTGCCCCATTCCCCAGCTCAGTTCCCTTGTGTCCCTGCGGATAAGGTCATTGAAATCACTCATATCATCACTTCTACCACGCATCCTGATCCTTTCAAATCTGAACTCAGGCGGGGCACTGATGGATATAAGTTTGAAGTCATCCCCGAATTCTTTTTTGAAGTATTCAACCTCGGCAATTCCCCTTACACCATCCACTACAACTATATCTGAACCGACCTTTTTTATTTTTGGTACGCACCTCTGTGCCACAGCGTGCATTCCTTCCCTCTCCCGCAGGTCATTGGCCACCTGGCCAACATTTTTATCTGTAGGCTCAAGACCTCTTTTTTCAACTTCTTCCCGGAT
Above is a genomic segment from Methanosalsum zhilinae DSM 4017 containing:
- a CDS encoding dephospho-CoA kinase, with the protein product MKIIAFVGMPASGKSEASMVARDFGINVINMGDVIREEVEKRGLEPTDKNVGQVANDLREREGMHAVAQRCVPKIKKVGSDIVVVDGVRGIAEVEYFKKEFGDDFKLISISAPPEFRFERIRMRGRSDDMSDFNDLIRRDTRELSWGMGQAMEDADVVVDNTSTLEEFKDNIERILR